One Geotrypetes seraphini chromosome 15, aGeoSer1.1, whole genome shotgun sequence genomic window carries:
- the THAP3 gene encoding THAP domain-containing protein 3 isoform X1, with translation MPKSCAVPYCTHRYSSKNKQLTFHRFPFSKPDLFKEWVGNVGRLDFKPKQHTVICSEHFTPDCFSAFGNRKNLMPNAIPTIFPFPENVKQIDRKKQSKYFKMVEAAQLENEKDLRTAELPIKEEDTDTVELETVLDVEHTAAETENLRAEVGAVEEEDAQALLLHITPPQQMEAYQFSAPDHSYNIVDCNTLKKKLFLALEENEKLRKRVKVKSEELRRMSANLQAVKRELETLKVRQMEAMGHDQCHGVTF, from the exons ATGCCCAAGTCCTGCGCAGTGCCTTACTGTACTCACAGGTACAGCAGCAAGAACAAGCAGCTGACGTTTCACAG GTTCCCTTTTAGCAAGCCAGATCTATTTAAGGAATGGGTGGGCAACGTTGGGAGGCTTGATTTTAAGCCAAAACAGCATACCGTTATTTGCTCTGAACATTTCACACCAGATTGCTTTAGTGCATTTGGAAATCGGAAAAACTTGATGCCAAATGCAATACCCACAATATTTCCTTTCCCCGAGAATGTGAAG CAGATTGACAgaaaaaaacaatcaaaatacTTCAAGATGGTGGAAGCTGCACAGTTAGAGAATGAAAAg GACTTGAGGACAGCAGAGCTCCCCATCAAAGAGGAAGACACGGACACAGTTGAGTTGGAAACAGTTCTGGATGTGGAGCACACAGCCGCAGAGACAGAGAATCTGAGAGCAGAG GTTGGTGCAGTGGAAGAGGAGGACGCTCAGGCCCTGCTGCTACACATCACCCCTCCCCAGCAGATGGAAGCATACCAATTTTCAGCCCCTGATCACAGCTACAATATTGTAGACTGCAACACCTTGAAGAAAAAACTGTTCCTAGCGCTGGAGGAAAACGAAAAGCTTCGGAAACGCGTGAAAGTGAAATCGGAAGAGCTGAGAAGGATGTCTGCAAACCTGCAGGCCGTGAAAAGGGAATTAGAGACGCTGAAGGTCAGACAGATGGAAGCGATGGGTCATGATCAGTGTCACGGGGTTACTTTCTGA
- the THAP3 gene encoding THAP domain-containing protein 3 isoform X2, with product MPKSCAVPYCTHRYSSKNKQLTFHRFPFSKPDLFKEWVGNVGRLDFKPKQHTVICSEHFTPDCFSAFGNRKNLMPNAIPTIFPFPENVKIDRKKQSKYFKMVEAAQLENEKDLRTAELPIKEEDTDTVELETVLDVEHTAAETENLRAEVGAVEEEDAQALLLHITPPQQMEAYQFSAPDHSYNIVDCNTLKKKLFLALEENEKLRKRVKVKSEELRRMSANLQAVKRELETLKVRQMEAMGHDQCHGVTF from the exons ATGCCCAAGTCCTGCGCAGTGCCTTACTGTACTCACAGGTACAGCAGCAAGAACAAGCAGCTGACGTTTCACAG GTTCCCTTTTAGCAAGCCAGATCTATTTAAGGAATGGGTGGGCAACGTTGGGAGGCTTGATTTTAAGCCAAAACAGCATACCGTTATTTGCTCTGAACATTTCACACCAGATTGCTTTAGTGCATTTGGAAATCGGAAAAACTTGATGCCAAATGCAATACCCACAATATTTCCTTTCCCCGAGAATGTGAAG ATTGACAgaaaaaaacaatcaaaatacTTCAAGATGGTGGAAGCTGCACAGTTAGAGAATGAAAAg GACTTGAGGACAGCAGAGCTCCCCATCAAAGAGGAAGACACGGACACAGTTGAGTTGGAAACAGTTCTGGATGTGGAGCACACAGCCGCAGAGACAGAGAATCTGAGAGCAGAG GTTGGTGCAGTGGAAGAGGAGGACGCTCAGGCCCTGCTGCTACACATCACCCCTCCCCAGCAGATGGAAGCATACCAATTTTCAGCCCCTGATCACAGCTACAATATTGTAGACTGCAACACCTTGAAGAAAAAACTGTTCCTAGCGCTGGAGGAAAACGAAAAGCTTCGGAAACGCGTGAAAGTGAAATCGGAAGAGCTGAGAAGGATGTCTGCAAACCTGCAGGCCGTGAAAAGGGAATTAGAGACGCTGAAGGTCAGACAGATGGAAGCGATGGGTCATGATCAGTGTCACGGGGTTACTTTCTGA